A region of the Oncorhynchus gorbuscha isolate QuinsamMale2020 ecotype Even-year linkage group LG02, OgorEven_v1.0, whole genome shotgun sequence genome:
atatatagtggGTTTAGCGCAAAGGGTAGGTTAAGGTTCATAGCGCGCATACGGAGAGTTGAGGTTTGTTGCAGTCTAAAATCTATCCATTCCAGAGCAGAGCTGGCCCAGTTCAATATATTATTTCGCTGTGGATTCTGGGAGTTGAAGACACTGTCCAAGCTTGTTGTAGCCTTCCGAGTGTTGACAGAAGACACACTGCTGTTCCCTATTTCTGTAAGTAATGAACCTCTTTAGGTTAACAATAACATTTACATCGTTGAGCCAGATGCTTCCGATATGTCACAGTTATCCGTCAACGTtgctattttgttttttttatcttGCAAAGTACGGCGAAATTGTAGGCTATTTATGGCTATCTGGAAATATGACGTTAGGATTTGCAAGTCAAACGCTCGACGTGAGCAGGCGAATGTCCTTGGGTTCGTGTTGTGTGCCATTCTCCGTTAAGCGCCATTTAATTCCGTTTAATTCCATTTAATTCCATTGTGTAAACATTCTCCAGGCCTACATGTGGACGAGATCAAATGGACCGTTTTACACCAGGAAATCGTTCTCTTGACTGACTCCGCAACAACAACTAAAATAAGTCTTAAATCGCGGTCTTGTGCacctggatggctctgactttcTGACAGATGTTGCTGTGTTCATTTCTCAGGCAATTGGAGTGCATTTTTACGTCTCAATCTGGTCATTGTAAATTTTATTCTTTAGAAAGACATGTCTTTAGCCCTTTGTAGCAGCATGATATGCATTTGTTTTAGGCCCATTGTATTATAACGTATCAATTGATCCTTTATTGGGTAGAAGTGAGTTTGAGTTAGGCTACTTTATAGAAAGTAGGCCTGTTCATAGCTACAGATTGTTACACCAGAATGCGATTTAACCAAAGATTTGTTACATCAGATAATGTGATTTTATACAAAGATTTTTGGTATCTATTATAGTACTGGGAGTTACAGGTTTGCCTGTAACAACAAAACGTCGCCAGAGAATTGAACCTGGTATTGGCGATACGATCTTCGTTCTCGATTCAGCCAAACATGTATCTTCTAAAATGTTGTTTTGTTGTCCACAGGTGGTGTGTTTGAAGTTAGAAAATGATCCATTATTTAAATAACTAAATATTTTCCTCCACGAAGTAATCCAACAATATGTATGCCGCCATCTTGTATATTTCAAATATTATTTCATTGATCAAGACAGGTGAGTGTCATCATGACATGCGGCACTTTGTGATGGACCCACCTGTTCAGCCAATGAGAGAAGACTTGAAATTTACAAGATGGCGGCATACACATGCGTATGTATTTATTTACTTTCAAACGCGCCACCTGCAACTGGACACATACATTTTAGAAGATACATGTTTGGCCAAATCGAGAACGACAATGGCATCGCCAATACCAGGTTAGTTGAGAAATCTCTGGCAACGTTTTCTATAGACAAACTTGTTACTCCCAGTAATGGGATTTAACCTACAATCTTTGGTTAAATCCCATTATGTGGTGTGTAACCATCTGTGGCTAGCCTGTACGAGGCCTGTGATGGGAAATTATATGTTTTCATGAATAATAGCCTAGTGCTGATGAATTGCCAACTTGGCATTCCCTAGGTAGTTGTAATACACTTACAACTCTCACATCATTCTTTTAAAATTAATATAATTAATATAATAAAAATGTATCGTTCACAAAAAGAGAACATATTGTCTCAAGATTTTGAGTGTGTATTGAGAAAATATGTTAATTTGGAATTTAGGCATTTTCTCAGCAAATAATGACCTaattaaaaataacaaaaataaaaaatcatatTTATATTCTGGTAGTGTGACTTGATgtattatacattatagaatAGTTCTCAAATTAACACAGTATTTTATAGGCCTTTGTTTGATTGTGTTTTGATTAGTATACTTCTCACAACAACTCGATTGTGACCAAACAGACATGAATCTGTCCTGTAAAAACAGAACCTCACACGGGTAGCGACACCATGTCCAGCCGAGGAGGGAAAAAGAAGGCCACCAAGATGTCCAGGTCGACGAAGGCCGGAGTCATCTTCCCCGTGGGCCGAATGCTGCGCTACATCAAGAAGGGTCTGCCCAAGTACAGGGTCGGTGTGGGTGCCCCAGTCTACATGGCCGCTGTTCTGGAGTACCTCACTGGTGAGGTAGCAAAACATATAATATGACTGGATCTATCCCAAATGACCCCcttttgggccctggtcagaggGAGTATACTGTATAGGGGGGGGGAAGGgaagggtgtaatttgggatgcaTTCCAATGCTTTTGAATGTTTTTGGTGATGCCATGTTGTGAGATACTCCAGAACAATTATCTCACTAATGCAATGTTGTACGGTACAGTAGTTAACTGTTAAATCAGTCAAACTGTTCACGTCGGTGACGAGATATTTAGCTAAATTACAGTTTGCTGCTCAACCCTACCGTGTTAGGAGATTCACTGATCAGTGAGAGGAGATGTTGAAACCccattcatttttttttgtactaatatatatatatttttaaacatcaCGTCTGTCTGATACATCACTGTTTATTtaatgaaaacaacaacaacaacaacaacaacagtatgccccccccccccccctgacgccGTGTGGTCTGCAAAGCGTATGCACTTGCATCTCAGATGGTATGTGGGCGCGCAACCTGGTGACATTTGTTGGTCTCCAGTCAGTTTGGTGTCAGtcagtagctctggtccagggcgtcaTTGTGTTACTTACATACCAGCTGGCGCACTAGCTCTTGTCCAGGGCGTTATATGTTAACCACTGTTGCTTTTGTGCAGCTGGCTAGTACACACTAGCTGGCTATCTAGTACACTAGCTCGTACCAAGTTTATAATTCTAGGTGTAATTTCACCACCCGTGCTGTTGGTGGCAGTAACGCGCCATCATCTGGCTCCATTCGACATCCTGTCTCGTTTTGTGTCTCGCAGCGTCTGTTGCGTGAGAAGGTATTTGCTGGAGCCTGACTCTTGGAAATTCCAGGCATTtttttttcaaacagctcttacagaAAAAATGTCATTTATAATTTTCACATTCATTGTTTTTGatttattattataaaaaaaaaatatatatatgtatttttttttaaacaggaaaATCCTGATTTTAACTGCACTGCTCCTTAAAGATATTGGTTTATTCTTAATCCCTCCTGTGGACCTGCATTCTCAGTGCCCTcactactctacactgttcttcCACTTCTGAAAGCAGCTTAATTCTGACTTGTCTCCAATGCTGCTGGTCTTGGGCTTATTGGTCCTCTGGCCAGTGGATGCTTCGGAGTTACATTGTCAGACCTCTGCACCAGGTCCAGCTATATTCACTATCTCTATTCTTGTGTTCTAGCTGAAATCCTGGAGCTGGCGGGCAATGCAGCCAGGGACAATAAGAAAGGTCGTGTCACACCACGACACatccttctagccatcgccaacGACGAGGAGCTCAACCAGGTCAGCTGTTATTCTGGTAACTTTCCCCTCCAAAATtccccaggttttccagaaatactggttggaagattcctggaatcCAGAGGGAATAAACAGGAAATCTGGGAATCCTCCGACTGGGATTTCTGGTAAAAAAAAACTTGGGAATTTGGGAAAGTTACCAGCATTTTGCAACATTAGTTTAAATTCATGCCCCATCTTTGTGAGGTCATCCGCtagttagagagaggggagcaatCCAATGCAGACCGCCTGATTTCACCGACTGTCTCTCTGCAGCTGCTGAAAGGTGTAACCATCGCAGCCGGAGGCGTCTTACCTAACATCCACCCTGAGCTGCTAGCTAAGAAGAGGGGGTCAAAGGGCAAGCTGGAGGCTGTCATCACGCCTCCTCCCGCCATCAAGAAATCCAAGATGTCTTCCTccaagaaatcagccaaaaaggCAGCTGCAGGGAAAAGAGCCAAAGCTAAGGTATACAATatgtgagtgtaacggatgtgaaacggctagcttagttagcggtggtgctggtgtaacggatgtgaaacggctagcttagttagcggtggtgctggtgtaacggatgtgaaacggctagcttagttagcggtggtgctggtgtaagggatgtgaaacggctagcttagttagcggtagtgctggtgtaacggatgtgaaacggctagcttagttagcggtggtgctggtgtaacggatgtgaaacggctagcttagttagcggtggtgctggtgtaacggatgtgaaacggctagcttagttagcggtggtgctggtgtaacggatgtgaaacggatgtggctagcttagttagcggtggtgctggtgtaacggatgtgaaacggctagcttagttagcggtggtgctggtgtaacggatgtgaaacggctagcttagttagcggtggtgctggtgtaacggatgtgaaacggctagcttagttagcggtggtgctggtgtaacggatgtgaaacggctagcttagttagcggtggtgctggtgtaacggatgtgaaacggctagcttagttagcggtgcgcgctaaatagcgtttcaatcggtgacgtcacttgctctgagacctctttgtggagcgatgggtaacgatgcttcgtgggtgactgttgttgatgtgtgcagagggtccctggttcgcgcccgggtatgggcgaggggacggtctaaagttatactgttacatgagGGATAAATTCAAACATTCTGTGTCGGGGTGAACGACTCCAGGATcctgtgatttttattttatttttaaataataataatgtttttgttgttggagTGGACTCTTGCTCGACTCTCAAAACAACGCTGAAACGGCTACGTACACACCACCTCATTATGGCAGAATCCTACTAGGAAGACTACTATTGCATACCAGAAAGGATGAGCATGAAGCTTTGCATTTGCTCATCAATTTAGCCATTAAAAAGGCCTATGTTGTTTGAATATAGAAGGTGATGTGTAGGGACTAGAATATTTCGGGGATATTTCCGCTGTGCACCGCCTTGACCGATCCCGTGGGATGATGCAGCGCACTATTCTTTGCCGTGTTATAGTCCTATTGGACGGGACTAGTAATACTAGAGTCCTATTGGACGGGACTAGTATTACTAGAGTCCTATTGGACGGGACTAGTATTACTAGAGTCCTATTGGACAGGACTAGTATTACTAGAGTCCTATTGGACGGGACTAGTAATACTAGAGTCCTATTGGACGGGACTAGTATTACTAGAGTCCTATTGGACGGGACTAGTAATACTAGAGTCCTATTGGACGGGACTAGTAATACTAGAGTCCTATTGGACGGGACTAGTATTACTAGAGTCCTATTGGACGGGACTAGTATTACTAGAGTCCTATTGGACGGGACTAGTATTACTAGAGTCCTATTGGACGGGACTAGTATTACTAGAGTCCTATTGGACGGGACTAGTATTACTAGAGTCCTATTGGACGGGACTAGTATTACTAGAGCCCTATTGGACGGGACTAGTAATATTACTAGAGCCCTATTGGACGGGACTAGTAATATTACTAGAGCCCTATTGGACGGGACTAGTAATATTACTAGAGTCCTATTGGACGGGACTAGTATTACTAGAGTCCTATTGGACGGGACTAGTAATATTACTAGAGCCCTATTGGACGGGACTAGTAATATTACTAGAGCCCTATTGGACGggactagtagtattactagagCCCTATTGGACGggactagtagtattactagagCCCTATTGGACGggactagtagtattactagagCCCTATTGGACGggactagtagtattactagagCCCTATTGGACGggactagtagtattactagagCCCTATTGGACggactagtagtattactagagCCCTATTGGACGggactagtagtattactagagCCCTATTGGACGggactagtagtattactagagCCCTATTGGACGggactagtagtattactagagCCCTATTGGACGggactagtagtattactagagCCCTATTGGACGggactagtagtattactagagCCCTATTGGACGggactagtagtattactagagCCCTATTGGACGGGACTAGCCCTATTGGACGggactagtagtattactagagCCCTATTGGACGggactagtagtattactagagCCCTATTGGACGggactagtagtattactagagCCCTATTGGACGggactagtagtattactagagCCCTATTGGACGggactagtagtattactagagCCCTATTGGACGggactagtagtattactagagCCCTATTGGACGggactagtagtattactagagCCCTATTGGACGggactagtagtattactagagCCCTATTGGACGggactagtagtattactagagCCCTATTGGACGggactagtagtattactagagCCCTATTGGACGggactagtagtattactagagCCCTATTGGACGggactagtagtattactagagCCCTATTGGATGGGACTAGCAGTATTACTAGAGCCCTATTGGACGGGACTAGCAGTATTACTAGAGCCCTATTGGACGGGACTAGCAGTATTACTAGAGCCCTATTGGACGGGACTAGCAGTATTACTAGAGCTGGTGGTTatgtaaatatactgaacaaaaatataaatgcaacaatttcaaagattttactgagttacagttcacataaggaaatcaatcaattgaaaggaattcatttggccctaatctatggatttcacatgtctGGGCGGGGCTCCAGCCATTGGTTGGGCCTGGGAGGGTGTAGGCCTACCcatttgggagccaggcccactaGGATTCTAGGCTAACCTGGGCTGTCTCCTCTGTTGTAAGATCATCAGGGTCAGAGCTAGCTAGAGATCAGGAGCTTCAACGCTGCTGTTTGATTTCTGATATCAACCGCGGCAGATTAGCTGGTTAGAGCTAAAATAGGCTTATAACACTAACGCCTTTTACAGCTAGCTAAGAAGCTAACTTAACTTTGTAGTGGTGGGGTGGCAAGCAGCTATAACTGTTAACTTAACCCAGTAGCCTACCACTTGTTATGGAAACCCAGAGGAGTCAAACCTAACCACCCGTGGCTTCACATAGCCCCCTATACACAAACACTCCACACCGCGTTCCGATTCAGTACAGATTTCGCTCCAACCTGTCACTCAATCATTCTAACTTTCTAGCTATTTTTATATAGGGACATATAACTAAAACTGAGGCAGCACAAGTTTCAACTGAGGGGCTAAGCCCCCTTTTGGCCCCTCGTAGAGCAGAGCTGTTTTGTCATAAATATCCTGTGCTTTTTCATTTGGCGCATACAGACCCAGCTAGGCTACATTGTAACCCCCGAAGCGGCCATGGGGCTCAGACAGGACTATTAATTTTGTATCTGAAtgaaaacttgtttttttttaaagaaagtgaTTTGAAGTTGGGAAAATTGGTGACATAAAAATGCAGAATGGTGTTAAATGCTTGGGGAGGGAAATCATTTCACAGATTTAATcatgtaatattatattataatataatattataatattatataatataatatatatattatattatattataatattatataatattattattatattataatattaccGATTTTATTTCTCACTATGTACTTGCGAGTATTGACTGACTGGTCCGTTGTGACAAAGTTCTTAAAAGAAACGGAGAAAACATTAGAATGGACTCTGCCTACATGTGTATTTACCCTACTGTCATCACC
Encoded here:
- the LOC124015080 gene encoding core histone macro-H2A.1 isoform X2; translated protein: MRHFVMDPPVQPMREDLKFTRWRHTHAYVFIYFQTRHLQLDTYILEDTCLAKSRTTMASPIPEPHTGSDTMSSRGGKKKATKMSRSTKAGVIFPVGRMLRYIKKGLPKYRVGVGAPVYMAAVLEYLTAEILELAGNAARDNKKGRVTPRHILLAIANDEELNQLLKGVTIAAGGVLPNIHPELLAKKRGSKGKLEAVITPPPAIKKSKMSSSKKSAKKAAAGKRAKAKKQGEVSKAASADSTTEGTPTDGFTVLSTKSLFLGQKLNLVHSEVSNLAGFDVEGVINPTNADIDLKDDLGGALEKKGGEEFVDAMLELRKKNGPLEVAGAVLSSGYGLPAKFVIHCNSPGWGSEKCEELLDQTVKNCLVLADEKKLKSVAFPSIGSGRNGFPKQTAAQLILKAISSYFVATMSSSIKTVYFVLFDSESIGIYVQEMAKLDSN
- the LOC124015080 gene encoding core histone macro-H2A.1 isoform X4, which codes for MRHFVMDPPVQPMREDLKFTRWRHTHAYVFIYFQTRHLQLDTYILEDTCLAKSRTTMASPIPEPHTGSDTMSSRGGKKKATKMSRSTKAGVIFPVGRMLRYIKKGLPKYRVGVGAPVYMAAVLEYLTAEILELAGNAARDNKKGRVTPRHILLAIANDEELNQLLKGVTIAAGGVLPNIHPELLAKKRGSKGKLEAVITPPPAIKKSKMSSSKKSAKKAAAGKRAKAKKQGEVSKAASADSTTEGTPTDGFTVLSTKSLFLGQKLQVVQADISTIDSEAVVHPTNSTLYTGGEVGGALEKKGGEEFVDAMLELRKKNGPLEVAGAVLSSGYGLPAKFVIHCNSPGWGSEKCEELLDQTVKNCLVLADEKKLKSVAFPSIGSGRNGFPKQTAAQLILKAISSYFVATMSSSIKTVYFVLFDSESIGIYVQEMAKLDSN
- the LOC124015080 gene encoding core histone macro-H2A.1 isoform X8; the protein is MRHFVMDPPVQPMREDLKFTRWRHTHAYVFIYFQTRHLQLDTYILEDTCLAKSRTTMASPIPEPHTGSDTMSSRGGKKKATKMSRSTKAGVIFPVGRMLRYIKKGLPKYRVGVGAPVYMAAVLEYLTAEILELAGNAARDNKKGRVTPRHILLAIANDEELNQLLKGVTIAAGGVLPNIHPELLAKKRGSKGKLEAVITPPPAIKKSKMSSSKKSAKKAAAGKRAKAKKQGEVSKAASADSTTEGTPTDGFTVLSTKSLFLGQKVVLWRRREGRSLWTPCWSYGRRTVPWKWLERCCLLAMVFLPSS
- the LOC124015080 gene encoding core histone macro-H2A.1 isoform X7 — its product is MRHFVMDPPVQPMREDLKFTRWRHTHAYVFIYFQTRHLQLDTYILEDTCLAKSRTTMASPIPEPHTGSDTMSSRGGKKKATKMSRSTKAGVIFPVGRMLRYIKKGLPKYRVGVGAPVYMAAVLEYLTAEILELAGNAARDNKKGRVTPRHILLAIANDEELNQLLKGVTIAAGGVLPNIHPELLAKKRGSKGKLEAVITPPPAIKKSKMSSSKKSAKKAAAGKRAKAKQKQGEVSKAASADSTTEGTPTDGFTVLSTKSLFLGQKVVLWRRREGRSLWTPCWSYGRRTVPWKWLERCCLLAMVFLPSS
- the LOC124015080 gene encoding core histone macro-H2A.1 isoform X3, which produces MRHFVMDPPVQPMREDLKFTRWRHTHAYVFIYFQTRHLQLDTYILEDTCLAKSRTTMASPIPEPHTGSDTMSSRGGKKKATKMSRSTKAGVIFPVGRMLRYIKKGLPKYRVGVGAPVYMAAVLEYLTAEILELAGNAARDNKKGRVTPRHILLAIANDEELNQLLKGVTIAAGGVLPNIHPELLAKKRGSKGKLEAVITPPPAIKKSKMSSSKKSAKKAAAGKRAKAKQKQGEVSKAASADSTTEGTPTDGFTVLSTKSLFLGQKLQVVQADISTIDSEAVVHPTNSTLYTGGEVGGALEKKGGEEFVDAMLELRKKNGPLEVAGAVLSSGYGLPAKFVIHCNSPGWGSEKCEELLDQTVKNCLVLADEKKLKSVAFPSIGSGRNGFPKQTAAQLILKAISSYFVATMSSSIKTVYFVLFDSESIGIYVQEMAKLDSN
- the LOC124015080 gene encoding core histone macro-H2A.1 isoform X1; its protein translation is MRHFVMDPPVQPMREDLKFTRWRHTHAYVFIYFQTRHLQLDTYILEDTCLAKSRTTMASPIPEPHTGSDTMSSRGGKKKATKMSRSTKAGVIFPVGRMLRYIKKGLPKYRVGVGAPVYMAAVLEYLTAEILELAGNAARDNKKGRVTPRHILLAIANDEELNQLLKGVTIAAGGVLPNIHPELLAKKRGSKGKLEAVITPPPAIKKSKMSSSKKSAKKAAAGKRAKAKQKQGEVSKAASADSTTEGTPTDGFTVLSTKSLFLGQKLNLVHSEVSNLAGFDVEGVINPTNADIDLKDDLGGALEKKGGEEFVDAMLELRKKNGPLEVAGAVLSSGYGLPAKFVIHCNSPGWGSEKCEELLDQTVKNCLVLADEKKLKSVAFPSIGSGRNGFPKQTAAQLILKAISSYFVATMSSSIKTVYFVLFDSESIGIYVQEMAKLDSN